The Thiohalophilus sp. genomic interval TTGTGTATTCAACGCATTACAGCCGCAAGTTGTTCGTGGAACTGACCGAGCTCAAGCAGACCCGCGATGAGCTGAATGTGGAGTGGGGACAGTTGCAGCTGGAACAAAGTACCTGGGCCACTCACGGACGTATCGAGGAACTGGCGCGCAAGAAACTGAACATGAAGCCACTGGATTATAAACAGGTCATCATTCTAAAACCATGAAACAGCAAGTCTACAAACCGGCTTCGGCGTTTCGCCTGATCACAGTGATGCTGGCATTACTGTCGATCACGCTGGTGCTGTTATGGCGCGCCGTGGATCTGCATGTGGTGAACAAGGCCTTTTTGCAAAACCAGGAGAATATGAACTGACGAAGGAATACCTGGAAA includes:
- the ftsL gene encoding cell division protein FtsL, which codes for MKAEWLLIPLIFAVLASAIGVVYSTHYSRKLFVELTELKQTRDELNVEWGQLQLEQSTWATHGRIEELARKKLNMKPLDYKQVIILKP